aaaaaaaaaaaactaggatACAGACAGTTGTTTCTTAAATGAAACACGAAACAAAGGTTACCATTAAACACAACTCTTTTCTCATATAGTTAGGCTTTACATGAATTTCATGTCGAAAAGGAAAAAGCCTAACCTCATTAAACAACAACATTGAAGGAAGCAAAAAGAGGGAACTAATGTGTCAAAGCACAAATGTTGGCATGTGAGtgggttttttcttttgaaagctGAAATGTATTTATCACCTTAATGTAAGGAACTGCTTTTTCCTATTAAAGTTGAATGGCCATCTAGTCATCTTCACTTACTCCTCTCACAAACCAAGAAATTAATGCAGTTGCATATACTTGTCACCATCCACAAGTGACATCATAGCTTGTtggtcatatatatatatatatattgtccaACAATGTGGGTTTATGAATGTCACAAGATGGACTTCACAAAGGCAGAGAAATTAGAGAGCCAAAATGAGGTTCAACAGCCACAGCAACCAACCAAAGGCACCAGCTTTCTTAGAACTTGTTTCAATGGTCTCAATGCCTTATCAGGTTCCTCTCTTCCTCTTTGTAATTTAAAGGTTTTCTTCTCATGCTTCTTTGTAGTATATTAAACAAACCCAAAGAATTTGAAGAACCAATCATCTTTAGAATAGGAGTCtagtaataaaatataacagCTTGATCAAATAAAGATTCAGTTCCATTAGATGTCTCTACTACATGAATCCTTTATTAATCCATTTCCATTGGtcaattaacatttaaataacCTATATCTTTGAATTCTATCACTCAGGCGTTGGGATACTGTCAATTCCATACGCACTTGCTCAAGGGGGATGGCTAAgcttatttcttcttttcctgGTAGCTGTTCTCTGTTGGTACACAGGATTACTTCTACGACGTTGTATGGATACGCATCCCCTCATCAAAACCTACCCTGATATAGGTGAGCGTGCTTTTGGGTATAAGGGGAGAGCTGTCGTATCCGTGTTCATGTATGTCGAGTTGTATTTGGTTGCAGTTGAGTTTCTGATATTAGAAGGTGACAATCTGGACAAACTGTTTCCAAACACGGCATTTAAAGTTGCCGGGATGAAAATCAGAGGAAAACAAGCCTTTGTTATGTTGACTTCCCTCATAGTTCTGCCAACTACATGGTTGAAGAGTTTGGCGCTACTTGCCTATGTTTCTGCTGGTGGGGTGTTAGCTTCTTTCATTCTTGTTATCTGCATCTTTTGGGTGGGAGCAGTAGATAAAGTGGGGTTTCATGAAAattatttggatttgaattgGAGGGGAATGCCTATTGCCATAAGCATGTTTGCTTTTTGTTATTGTGGCCATGCAGTTTTCCCTACGTTATGCAGCTCAATGAAAGATAGAAGCAAATTCTCCAAGGTAAGAAAGTGATATCAAGGAGTTCTACGTAAAGATTGACGCAATTCTTTCCTGATTTACTGATAGTTAAGAGTTGCATCAAGTTTTTAGGGAAAATAAACTCATGCACCTTTCTGTTTTTCGTTGCAGGTTTTACTTGTTTGCTTCATCACAAGCACGATCAACTACGGATCGATGGCTGTCATGGGCTACCTGATGTTTGGAGAACATCTGAAGTCTCAAGTGACATTAAATCTTCCCATAAAAAAGATGACCACAAAAATAGCAATTTATACTACTCTAATCAATCCCCTGACGAAATATGCTATCATAACCGCTCCAATTACGACTGCGATCGAAGAAACATCCCTCTTTCGCAACAGCAGGTCACTAAGCATCCTCATTAGAACTGCACTAGTGATCAGCACAGTGATTGTTGCCTTAACCATCCCATTTTTTGGCTACGTGATGGCATTTATAGGATCGTTCTTGAGTGTCACTGCATCTATGTTGCTGCCGTGCCTGTGTTATCTTAAACTTAACAAAGCTGCTCAAAAAATGGGGTTAGAACTGATAATAATTGTAGCAATTTTGGTTGCTGGGTTATTTATAGGTGTAGTTGGAACCTTTACTTCCATAAAGCAAATTGTTAAGCATCTGTGAATTACCCAAATAGATACTAGCCTAAAGCTTTATGTAAGATGGGAACTAACAGTTTGATAAGCAATAATGCGAGTATATAAGGATTGAAGCATTTCCAATGTTCAGGATTCTCGAGTTTACTCCATTTTCCGATGATTTGGAGAATATGGTATAGAAGCTTAGATCATGGAAC
The nucleotide sequence above comes from Gossypium raimondii isolate GPD5lz chromosome 13, ASM2569854v1, whole genome shotgun sequence. Encoded proteins:
- the LOC105782271 gene encoding amino acid transporter AVT1I, encoding MWVYECHKMDFTKAEKLESQNEVQQPQQPTKGTSFLRTCFNGLNALSGVGILSIPYALAQGGWLSLFLLFLVAVLCWYTGLLLRRCMDTHPLIKTYPDIGERAFGYKGRAVVSVFMYVELYLVAVEFLILEGDNLDKLFPNTAFKVAGMKIRGKQAFVMLTSLIVLPTTWLKSLALLAYVSAGGVLASFILVICIFWVGAVDKVGFHENYLDLNWRGMPIAISMFAFCYCGHAVFPTLCSSMKDRSKFSKVLLVCFITSTINYGSMAVMGYLMFGEHLKSQVTLNLPIKKMTTKIAIYTTLINPLTKYAIITAPITTAIEETSLFRNSRSLSILIRTALVISTVIVALTIPFFGYVMAFIGSFLSVTASMLLPCLCYLKLNKAAQKMGLELIIIVAILVAGLFIGVVGTFTSIKQIVKHL